One Lachnospiraceae bacterium C1.1 genomic region harbors:
- the glgA gene encoding glycogen synthase GlgA: MKNVLFVASEAVPFIKTGGLADVVGSLPTCFDKRYFDVRVMIPKYNCMYQKYKDMLEYITNFYMDYNGKSTYVGIFKCQYNGVTFYFIDNEYYFSGESAYTSDMKWDLERFIFFSRAALSALPLIDFHPDIIHCHDWQTGMVPVYLHDSFHDGEFYRDMKSVITIHNLKFQGTWDVKTVQQYSGLSSYYFAPDKLEAYKDANILKGGIVFADAITTVSRTYAEEIKTEFYGEKLNGLLTAREHDLRGIVNGIDYNDYNPETDNFLPHKYSKKTFRKEKIKNKRALQDQLGLERNDGAFMIGIVSRLTGQKGIDLVAYIMDELMQEDVQVVVLGTGEEQYENMFRHFDWKYNNRCRANIYYSEELSHKIYGSCDAFLMPSLFEPCGLSQLMALRYGTVPIVRETGGLKDTVIPYNEYEGTGTGFTFTNFNAHEMLNAIRYARGVFVAHRREWNKIIDRGMDADFSWWNSARQYQEMYDWLKP, from the coding sequence ATGAAAAATGTATTGTTTGTAGCATCAGAAGCAGTACCATTTATTAAAACGGGGGGATTGGCTGATGTAGTAGGATCGCTTCCTACGTGTTTTGATAAGCGCTACTTTGATGTTCGTGTTATGATTCCAAAGTATAACTGTATGTACCAGAAGTACAAGGATATGCTTGAGTACATTACGAATTTCTATATGGATTATAATGGCAAGAGTACTTATGTAGGAATATTTAAATGCCAGTATAACGGCGTTACTTTTTATTTCATAGATAATGAGTACTATTTCTCCGGAGAAAGTGCTTATACAAGTGATATGAAATGGGATCTTGAAAGATTTATATTCTTCTCAAGAGCTGCACTTTCAGCACTTCCGCTTATAGATTTCCATCCGGATATCATTCACTGCCATGACTGGCAGACAGGTATGGTTCCTGTATATCTGCATGACAGCTTCCACGATGGTGAATTCTACCGTGACATGAAGTCTGTAATAACCATTCATAACCTTAAATTCCAGGGAACCTGGGATGTTAAGACAGTACAGCAGTATAGCGGACTTTCTTCCTACTATTTTGCACCGGATAAGCTTGAGGCTTATAAAGATGCAAATATCCTTAAGGGAGGAATTGTTTTTGCGGATGCAATCACAACCGTAAGCCGTACTTATGCTGAGGAGATCAAGACTGAGTTCTACGGCGAAAAGCTTAATGGACTTCTTACAGCAAGAGAGCACGATCTCAGAGGTATAGTAAACGGTATAGATTATAATGATTATAATCCTGAGACAGATAATTTCCTGCCTCATAAATATTCAAAGAAGACTTTTCGTAAGGAAAAGATCAAGAATAAGAGAGCACTTCAGGATCAGCTTGGTCTTGAGAGAAACGACGGTGCCTTCATGATCGGTATCGTTTCAAGACTTACCGGTCAGAAGGGAATAGATCTTGTTGCATATATTATGGATGAGCTTATGCAGGAAGATGTTCAGGTAGTTGTTCTCGGTACAGGTGAGGAGCAGTATGAAAATATGTTCCGTCACTTTGACTGGAAGTATAATAACCGCTGCCGAGCAAATATTTACTATTCTGAGGAACTCTCACATAAGATTTATGGTTCATGTGATGCATTCCTTATGCCTTCATTATTTGAGCCCTGCGGCCTCTCACAGCTCATGGCTCTTCGTTATGGAACTGTTCCTATCGTTCGTGAAACAGGCGGCCTTAAGGACACAGTTATACCTTACAATGAATATGAGGGTACAGGTACAGGATTTACATTCACAAACTTCAATGCACATGAAATGCTCAATGCAATTCGTTACGCAAGAGGTGTATTTGTTGCTCATCGCCGTGAATGGAATAAGATCATTGACAGAGGCATGGATGCTGACTTCTCATGGTGGAACTCAGCAAGACAGTACCAGGAGATGTATGACTGGCTGAAGCCCTGA
- a CDS encoding CorA family divalent cation transporter — translation MFFLIRDTLKEVTKEGIVGASEQYVAILTPDEWSQNKDSFDMGIDLESDVREIFTTKAEVNYDSLTGSFFIPDRNDLSKESRFAFALDEKGVVFIDNTGLAEKFIRNIQNTKKWRLPSLERFIYDFLDQIVKDDLRLMEKYERELDSMEMALMNEDKKFASGRVNEIRGNIRDLLIHYEQLTDLGQELEENENNFFKNDNLRYFRLFLNRIARLRDRSISLQDYTMQLRDLYKSHLDIKQNRIMTVLTVVTTIFMPLTLIVGWYGMNFKYMPELEYRWSYPVVAVLSALIVLGSLWFFKRKKWL, via the coding sequence ATGTTTTTTCTGATAAGAGATACACTGAAGGAAGTTACGAAAGAAGGGATAGTTGGGGCTTCGGAACAGTACGTTGCAATTCTTACGCCTGATGAATGGTCGCAAAATAAGGACTCATTTGATATGGGAATTGATCTTGAAAGCGATGTCAGGGAGATTTTTACCACCAAGGCAGAAGTGAATTACGACTCACTGACGGGTTCTTTTTTCATTCCTGACAGAAATGACCTTTCTAAGGAGAGTAGATTCGCTTTCGCACTTGACGAAAAGGGCGTTGTCTTTATAGATAATACCGGACTTGCAGAGAAATTTATCCGAAACATTCAGAATACGAAGAAATGGCGGCTGCCGAGCCTGGAGAGGTTTATCTATGATTTTCTGGACCAGATTGTCAAAGATGATCTGAGACTTATGGAAAAATACGAGCGGGAGCTTGACTCAATGGAAATGGCGTTAATGAATGAGGATAAGAAATTTGCCTCGGGTCGTGTGAACGAAATACGGGGTAACATAAGGGATCTTCTCATTCACTATGAACAGCTTACTGATTTAGGGCAGGAACTTGAGGAAAATGAAAACAACTTCTTTAAAAATGACAATTTGAGGTATTTCAGACTTTTCCTGAACCGAATTGCGAGACTTCGTGACCGCTCTATATCCCTGCAGGATTACACGATGCAGCTGAGGGATTTGTACAAGTCACATCTTGATATAAAGCAGAACCGCATAATGACGGTCTTAACGGTCGTTACGACGATTTTCATGCCACTTACACTGATTGTTGGCTGGTACGGCATGAACTTCAAATATATGCCGGAACTTGAATACAGATGGAGTTATCCTGTCGTTGCAGTATTGAGCGCATTGATAGTATTGGGAAGCCTTTGGTTCTTCAAGAGGAAGAAGTGGCTGTAA
- a CDS encoding LysR family transcriptional regulator, with protein MTLIQLNYFCAVCRYHSITRAADELHISQPTISVAIKDLEKEFGLQFFNHGKNRISLTEEGESFYKKAEELLDKSERLYRDFSRRSRSNKPLRVGIPPLLSTVFFPDITDGFEKLHDIPIVLFEHPSIKACELVDKGSLDIAIANLDFFGLDKFNYHVMTEETYVFALSKKHRLAGAKEITIDMLNNEKIILYHSDSVQNKTIHALFRSCDIVPNVVMHTSQLLTIQNYLKKGDIGAFIYSSVSLPDKSIKTLPVSPAITSRIGLVWKKNSHINSRTEAFIKYISGNYLSL; from the coding sequence ATGACACTTATCCAGCTTAACTATTTTTGCGCAGTTTGCCGCTATCACAGCATAACGAGGGCTGCTGACGAGCTTCATATTTCACAGCCCACGATTTCTGTCGCAATTAAGGATCTTGAAAAAGAATTCGGTCTGCAGTTTTTTAATCATGGAAAAAACAGGATTTCACTGACTGAAGAAGGTGAATCATTCTATAAAAAAGCAGAAGAACTTCTGGATAAAAGTGAAAGGTTATATCGTGATTTTTCAAGGCGTTCGAGGTCAAACAAGCCCTTAAGGGTTGGGATTCCCCCGCTCCTCAGCACGGTATTTTTCCCCGATATCACAGACGGTTTCGAAAAGCTTCACGATATTCCGATAGTCTTGTTCGAACACCCTTCTATAAAGGCATGTGAGCTCGTTGACAAGGGTTCTCTCGATATCGCAATCGCAAATCTTGACTTCTTCGGGCTTGATAAGTTCAACTATCATGTAATGACAGAGGAAACTTATGTATTTGCATTGTCGAAAAAGCACAGACTGGCAGGGGCGAAAGAAATCACGATAGATATGCTTAATAATGAAAAAATTATTCTCTATCATTCAGACTCTGTACAAAACAAGACTATCCATGCCCTTTTTCGCTCATGTGATATTGTCCCGAATGTGGTAATGCATACAAGCCAGCTGTTAACCATACAGAATTACCTGAAAAAGGGAGACATAGGAGCCTTTATATACTCTTCTGTCTCCCTGCCTGACAAATCCATCAAAACCCTGCCCGTCTCCCCTGCGATTACCAGCCGTATAGGTTTGGTATGGAAGAAGAACTCGCATATCAACAGCAGAACGGAGGCTTTTATAAAATATATCTCCGGGAATTATTTATCCTTATAA
- the ttdA gene encoding L(+)-tartrate dehydratase subunit alpha, whose translation MANEAQVRKMTETISKFVGYTAKKLPDDVVKKLEELRSKEDSPMAKVIYDTMFRNQELAVELNRPSCQDTGVLQFWVKCGTKFPLIDDLEELLKEAVVMSTRETPLRHNSVETFDEYNTGKNVGKGTPTVFWDIVPHSDKCEIYTYMAGGGCTLPGNATVLMPGEGYEGVTKFVLDRMTSYGLNACPPLLVGVGVATSVETAALLSKKALMRPIGSNNENERAAKMEKLLEDGINAIGLGPQGMGGKYSVMGVNIENTARHPSAIGVAVNVGCWSHRRGHIIFDKDLNYEITTHSNVEL comes from the coding sequence ATGGCTAATGAAGCACAGGTCAGGAAAATGACCGAAACTATTTCTAAATTTGTCGGTTATACGGCAAAGAAGCTTCCGGATGATGTAGTTAAAAAGCTTGAAGAACTCAGGTCGAAGGAAGACAGCCCTATGGCAAAGGTTATTTATGATACGATGTTTAGAAATCAGGAACTGGCGGTAGAACTTAACCGCCCGTCCTGTCAGGATACAGGTGTGCTGCAGTTCTGGGTGAAATGCGGAACGAAATTCCCTTTGATTGACGATCTCGAAGAACTCTTGAAAGAGGCTGTGGTCATGTCTACCAGGGAAACTCCGCTCAGGCATAATTCCGTCGAAACTTTTGATGAGTACAATACCGGCAAAAATGTCGGCAAGGGAACACCTACAGTATTCTGGGATATCGTTCCTCACTCCGATAAATGTGAGATTTATACTTATATGGCAGGTGGAGGCTGTACACTTCCGGGCAATGCAACCGTACTTATGCCGGGGGAAGGCTATGAGGGTGTTACGAAATTCGTCCTCGACAGGATGACGAGCTATGGACTTAACGCCTGCCCTCCGCTTCTTGTAGGTGTTGGAGTGGCAACTTCCGTCGAGACGGCAGCACTTTTATCGAAGAAAGCACTTATGCGTCCGATAGGTTCCAATAATGAAAATGAGCGTGCCGCAAAAATGGAAAAGCTTCTTGAGGATGGCATTAACGCAATAGGTCTGGGACCGCAGGGAATGGGCGGAAAATATTCCGTAATGGGAGTGAATATAGAAAATACGGCCCGTCATCCTTCTGCAATCGGAGTTGCGGTAAATGTTGGCTGCTGGAGTCACAGGCGCGGTCATATCATTTTTGATAAAGACCTGAACTATGAAATAACTACTCACAGTAATGTTGAACTTTGA
- the argR gene encoding arginine repressor has protein sequence MKKNRQQRILELINEFEIETQEDLAEKLRIEGFDVTQATVSRDIRDMQLTKIATSTGRQKYIRPTGGSGHLEEKYIRVLKEGMISAETAGNLIVIRTVTGMAMAVATALDSLDFDGMLGCIAGDDTIFCAIKKADETELVKSKILDILK, from the coding sequence ATGAAAAAAAACAGACAGCAAAGAATCCTTGAACTTATAAATGAATTTGAAATTGAAACACAGGAAGATCTTGCAGAAAAACTGAGAATTGAAGGCTTTGACGTAACACAGGCCACAGTATCGAGAGATATACGCGATATGCAGCTTACCAAAATTGCTACATCAACCGGTCGGCAGAAATATATAAGGCCGACAGGAGGAAGCGGACACCTTGAAGAAAAATACATTCGTGTTTTGAAAGAGGGCATGATCTCGGCGGAAACAGCAGGAAATCTTATAGTGATCAGGACAGTTACCGGTATGGCTATGGCTGTGGCTACAGCACTTGATTCACTTGATTTTGACGGAATGCTTGGTTGTATTGCCGGTGATGATACTATTTTTTGTGCCATAAAAAAGGCAGATGAAACAGAATTGGTTAAATCTAAAATTCTGGATATATTAAAATAA
- the recN gene encoding DNA repair protein RecN: protein MLVSLQVKNLALIDESQIFLSNGLNIFSGETGAGKSLVIGSVSLGLGGKAAKDVERDKNKPAEIELVFTVESEEEKAKLKEMEIPIDDDNILVIKRRIKDGRGITKVNGETVNSSELKELSSLFIDIHGQHEHQSLLYQKNHLKILDRYAGDEFAKAFAVYSEHYANYRKLNEEFDSVNTDEAARIREADLLRYEIEEIEEASLKDGEDEELEKKFHLMNNSKKIAESVGGAFELLGGDEAAGEMIGRAVRLVQEISSDDERAGSLYDELVSIDALVSDFRKDAENYLREIEFSEEDFNNVTSRLDKINQLKSKYGQSLELIYDALSDRKERLEKIENFDAYIEELKNKIKEEEKSLDKAAAALTSFRQHAATELGWKLQKALVDLNFPDVKFTIDVRESDVYTVNGRDEVEFMLSSNPGEPLRPLKNIASGGELSRVMLALKTVLADTDSIDTLIFDEIDTGISGRTAQKVSECLSRLAKRHQVICITHLPQIAAMADHHFLIQKNVIDERTVTEIRELDDEEITDELSRIIGGAVVTDTVRQSAEEMKRLADDFKKHD, encoded by the coding sequence ATGTTAGTAAGCTTACAAGTAAAAAATCTTGCACTGATCGATGAAAGCCAGATATTTCTTTCGAACGGACTGAATATCTTTTCAGGAGAAACCGGAGCCGGAAAATCGCTGGTGATAGGTTCAGTAAGTCTCGGCCTTGGAGGAAAGGCTGCAAAAGATGTTGAAAGAGATAAGAACAAGCCGGCTGAGATAGAGCTTGTTTTTACAGTCGAATCAGAGGAAGAAAAGGCAAAACTTAAAGAAATGGAAATCCCCATTGACGATGATAATATTCTTGTGATCAAAAGAAGGATTAAAGACGGACGGGGAATAACAAAGGTTAATGGAGAAACAGTTAATTCTTCAGAATTAAAAGAACTTTCATCATTATTTATAGATATTCATGGACAGCATGAGCATCAGTCCTTGCTATATCAGAAGAATCATCTGAAAATACTTGACCGTTATGCAGGGGATGAGTTTGCAAAGGCATTTGCAGTTTATAGTGAGCACTATGCAAATTATAGAAAATTAAATGAAGAATTTGATTCCGTAAATACAGATGAGGCTGCAAGGATCAGGGAAGCTGATCTGCTTCGATATGAGATCGAGGAAATAGAAGAAGCATCTTTGAAAGATGGAGAAGATGAAGAACTTGAGAAAAAGTTCCATCTCATGAATAATTCCAAGAAAATTGCAGAATCAGTCGGAGGCGCCTTTGAACTTTTAGGTGGTGATGAAGCTGCCGGAGAGATGATAGGACGGGCAGTCAGGCTTGTACAGGAAATTTCATCTGATGATGAAAGAGCAGGAAGTCTTTATGATGAACTTGTGTCCATAGATGCATTGGTTTCTGATTTCAGGAAAGATGCGGAAAATTATCTCAGAGAAATTGAATTTTCGGAAGAAGATTTTAATAATGTCACCTCGAGACTTGATAAGATAAATCAGCTTAAATCTAAATATGGACAGAGTCTTGAATTGATATATGATGCTTTATCCGACAGAAAAGAAAGACTTGAAAAGATAGAAAACTTTGATGCTTATATCGAAGAATTAAAAAATAAGATCAAAGAAGAAGAAAAATCCTTGGATAAGGCAGCTGCGGCATTGACGAGCTTTAGACAGCATGCCGCAACAGAGTTGGGCTGGAAACTTCAGAAGGCATTGGTGGACTTAAATTTCCCAGATGTAAAATTTACAATAGACGTAAGGGAATCAGACGTATATACTGTAAATGGCAGGGATGAAGTTGAATTTATGCTTTCATCAAATCCCGGCGAACCACTGAGACCTTTGAAAAATATAGCATCCGGTGGTGAACTTTCACGAGTTATGCTTGCGCTTAAAACTGTGCTGGCAGATACGGATTCTATTGATACGCTTATATTTGATGAAATAGATACAGGTATAAGCGGAAGAACCGCTCAGAAGGTTTCCGAATGCCTTAGCCGTCTGGCTAAGAGACATCAGGTTATCTGCATTACTCATCTGCCGCAGATAGCAGCGATGGCAGATCATCATTTTCTTATACAGAAAAATGTTATTGATGAGCGCACGGTAACCGAGATCAGGGAATTGGATGATGAGGAAATAACAGACGAGCTTTCAAGAATTATAGGAGGCGCTGTTGTCACAGACACTGTAAGACAGAGCGCTGAAGAAATGAAAAGACTTGCTGATGATTTCAAGAAACATGACTAG
- a CDS encoding GatB/YqeY domain-containing protein, whose product MQFEKLQKDMVAAMKARDKARKDAISSLVSDVKKAAIDAGTRDNISDELVDQVIIKSMKTAKEQLDTCPEERTDLKEEYSFRYNVIKEYAPSMMSEDEIRKFLSDNFADVIAGKNKGAIMKAVMPALKGKADGKAINMIVAEMCK is encoded by the coding sequence ATGCAGTTTGAGAAATTACAAAAGGATATGGTCGCAGCAATGAAGGCAAGAGACAAGGCAAGAAAAGATGCGATTTCTTCACTTGTTTCCGATGTAAAGAAGGCTGCGATCGATGCAGGAACCAGAGACAATATCAGTGATGAGCTTGTTGACCAGGTTATCATCAAGTCTATGAAAACAGCTAAAGAGCAGCTGGATACCTGCCCTGAAGAAAGAACTGACTTAAAAGAGGAATACAGCTTCAGATATAACGTAATTAAAGAGTATGCTCCTTCCATGATGAGCGAGGATGAGATCCGCAAATTCTTATCGGATAATTTTGCAGATGTTATCGCCGGTAAAAATAAAGGTGCGATCATGAAGGCAGTTATGCCCGCATTAAAAGGCAAGGCAGATGGCAAGGCAATCAATATGATCGTTGCAGAAATGTGTAAATAA
- a CDS encoding SLC13 family permease translates to MSPAIITLVFLAFAIIMFVTEKIPLGLTSMIVCVVLVVTKVLDVSSAFKGFINSNVILFVAMFIVGGALFETGMANEIGGIVTKFAKTERQLIVSIMVIVGLMSGVLSNTGTAAVLIPVVIGISAKSGFKRSRLLMPLVFAAAMGGNLSLIGAPGNMIAQSTLEPIGLKFGFFEYAIVGLPILIAGIIFFATAGFKLLPNHDSEDDGSVFDEEHDFSYVPQWKKILSLVILVLTLLGMIFEDAIGVSLAVTGSIGAILLIFTGVIEEKEALKSIDLRTIFLFGGTLSLAEALDKTGAGEMIADKVIGTLGANPSPVLLTFVVFILCCIMTNFMSNTATTALMAPICLSIAQGMGADPRAVLMACVIGGSCAYATPIGMPANTMVVGAGDYKFNDYVKAGLPLIVIATVVSMIILPIAFPFYK, encoded by the coding sequence ATGAGTCCGGCAATTATAACGTTGGTTTTTCTTGCGTTTGCCATAATAATGTTCGTTACGGAGAAGATACCTTTGGGATTGACTTCTATGATAGTCTGTGTGGTGCTGGTTGTGACAAAGGTACTTGATGTCAGCTCGGCATTTAAGGGATTTATAAATTCGAATGTGATTCTTTTCGTGGCAATGTTCATTGTTGGCGGCGCACTTTTTGAAACAGGCATGGCGAATGAAATCGGAGGCATAGTCACGAAGTTTGCAAAGACAGAGAGACAGCTGATCGTCTCGATAATGGTTATCGTTGGCCTTATGAGCGGTGTACTTTCCAATACGGGTACTGCTGCAGTACTTATTCCCGTGGTTATCGGTATTTCGGCAAAGTCAGGATTTAAGCGCTCAAGGCTTCTGATGCCACTTGTTTTTGCAGCGGCAATGGGCGGCAACCTTTCGCTTATAGGTGCGCCCGGAAACATGATAGCGCAGAGTACACTTGAACCGATAGGGCTGAAATTCGGATTCTTCGAATATGCAATAGTCGGTCTGCCGATACTTATCGCAGGAATAATCTTTTTTGCAACTGCTGGTTTTAAGCTGCTCCCAAATCATGACAGCGAGGACGATGGCTCGGTTTTCGACGAAGAGCATGATTTCAGCTATGTACCGCAATGGAAGAAAATTCTTTCTTTGGTCATACTTGTGTTGACGCTTTTGGGAATGATTTTTGAGGATGCAATAGGGGTCAGCCTTGCCGTTACAGGAAGTATCGGTGCGATACTTCTTATCTTTACAGGCGTAATAGAGGAAAAAGAGGCACTTAAATCGATCGATCTGAGGACAATCTTCCTGTTTGGCGGAACCCTTTCCTTGGCAGAGGCACTTGATAAGACCGGCGCGGGAGAGATGATAGCAGATAAGGTTATTGGTACTCTGGGGGCAAATCCTTCACCGGTTCTTTTAACTTTTGTGGTATTCATTCTCTGCTGTATCATGACGAATTTCATGTCGAATACGGCTACAACAGCACTTATGGCTCCGATATGCCTTTCGATAGCACAGGGAATGGGTGCTGATCCGCGAGCCGTGTTGATGGCCTGCGTGATAGGTGGTTCGTGTGCCTACGCAACACCTATAGGAATGCCTGCAAATACTATGGTTGTGGGTGCAGGAGATTATAAATTTAATGATTATGTTAAAGCGGGACTTCCGTTAATAGTTATTGCAACGGTTGTAAGCATGATAATTCTGCCGATTGCATTTCCGTTCTACAAATAA
- the ttdB gene encoding L(+)-tartrate dehydratase subunit beta — protein sequence MVEIRDGKKILVTPVTEDDLKDIKIGDIVYLSGSLTTCRDVAHRRVVEEGREIPVDVRDNAILHAGPIIRPLDNDKFEMVSVGPTTSMRMEKFEYEFVKTTGVRVIVGKGGMKENTARACREFGAIHCVFPAGNAVVAAVEVEEIERAEWRDLGMPETLWNCRVKEFGPLIVSIDSEGRNYFEEKKVEYNRLKDEQVEKISREVGFIK from the coding sequence ATGGTAGAAATAAGAGACGGAAAAAAGATACTTGTGACACCTGTGACGGAAGATGATTTAAAGGATATAAAAATTGGTGATATCGTCTATCTGTCAGGCAGCCTGACGACCTGTAGGGACGTGGCGCACAGACGTGTGGTTGAGGAAGGACGCGAGATTCCCGTAGATGTTCGTGACAATGCAATTCTGCATGCGGGACCGATTATCAGACCTTTGGATAATGATAAATTTGAAATGGTCTCCGTAGGTCCGACCACTTCGATGCGAATGGAGAAGTTCGAGTATGAATTTGTCAAAACCACAGGCGTGAGAGTGATTGTCGGCAAGGGTGGGATGAAGGAAAATACCGCGAGGGCATGTAGGGAATTTGGTGCGATCCATTGTGTATTTCCGGCAGGAAATGCGGTTGTTGCAGCCGTTGAAGTGGAAGAGATTGAACGGGCTGAATGGCGTGACCTGGGTATGCCGGAGACCTTATGGAATTGCAGGGTTAAGGAGTTCGGACCGCTTATCGTATCCATTGACAGCGAGGGAAGGAATTATTTTGAGGAAAAGAAGGTAGAGTATAACCGGCTTAAAGACGAACAGGTCGAAAAAATCAGCCGCGAGGTCGGTTTTATAAAGTAA
- a CDS encoding NFACT RNA binding domain-containing protein: MAFDGITTAAVTAELRKNLIQGRVYKIAQPENDEILLTVKTADGGTRRVLISAGASLPFVYFTETNKQSPMTAPNFCMLLRKHLQNGRITDISQPGLERIIRISVEHLNEMGDMCRKVLVIELMGKYSNIIFCDEEDNIIDAIKHVPLTVSSVREVLPGRKYFIPETQDKIDPTKEISAEDFKKVITEKAQNNIKAIYNSFTGFSPLMASELCFRAGIDGNLSVAADSEEDIERLYNEFQDMMKTVKSEEFTPEIVYEAGVPKDFAALDLSEYKDLDIEKYESISEVLETYYAKKNDLTRIRQRSADLRKIVSTILERDYKKLDIQSKQLKDTEKKDKYRIYGEMLNTYGYGVEEGAKSLTCENYYTNTEITVPLDPLLSAKDNAKKYFDRYQKLKRTEEAVTEQLKETRADISHLESVQNSLDIAVDEADLKEIRRELADSGYIKKHFQKKGERSTKSQPLHYLSSDGFDLYVGKNNYQNDELTFKFATGNDWWFHSKKFPGSHVIMKSNGLKAEEIPDRAFNEAGALAAYYSKARGQSKVEIDYVQKKEVKKPAGAKPGFVVYYTNYSMAIDSDISALKQL, encoded by the coding sequence ATGGCATTTGACGGAATAACAACTGCGGCAGTGACTGCAGAATTAAGAAAAAATCTGATTCAGGGAAGAGTTTATAAAATAGCACAGCCTGAAAATGATGAGATATTGTTGACAGTAAAAACTGCAGATGGGGGAACTAGAAGGGTTTTGATATCTGCCGGTGCTTCACTGCCATTTGTTTATTTTACTGAGACAAATAAACAGAGCCCGATGACAGCTCCAAATTTCTGTATGCTTTTAAGAAAGCACCTGCAAAATGGCAGGATCACGGATATAAGCCAGCCGGGACTTGAAAGAATAATAAGAATATCGGTTGAGCATCTTAATGAGATGGGCGATATGTGCAGAAAAGTTCTTGTTATAGAATTGATGGGAAAATATTCAAATATAATTTTCTGCGATGAAGAGGATAATATAATTGACGCTATAAAGCATGTTCCACTTACGGTAAGTTCTGTAAGAGAAGTGCTTCCGGGAAGGAAATACTTTATTCCGGAAACTCAGGATAAGATAGACCCGACAAAAGAGATCAGCGCTGAGGATTTCAAAAAAGTTATAACTGAAAAAGCCCAGAATAATATAAAGGCGATTTATAATTCATTTACGGGATTTTCTCCTCTGATGGCATCAGAGCTTTGTTTTAGGGCCGGGATTGATGGTAATCTTTCGGTTGCAGCGGATTCAGAGGAAGATATCGAAAGACTTTATAATGAATTTCAGGATATGATGAAAACTGTTAAGTCTGAGGAATTTACTCCTGAGATCGTATATGAAGCAGGCGTTCCCAAGGATTTTGCAGCCTTAGACTTAAGCGAATATAAAGATCTTGATATTGAAAAATATGAATCAATTTCTGAAGTGCTGGAGACATATTATGCTAAGAAAAATGATCTCACAAGGATACGTCAGAGATCTGCAGATTTAAGAAAGATAGTTTCCACAATACTCGAAAGGGATTATAAAAAGCTTGATATCCAGTCAAAGCAGCTTAAGGATACCGAGAAAAAAGATAAATACAGAATATACGGTGAGATGTTGAATACCTATGGATACGGCGTCGAGGAAGGCGCTAAATCCCTTACCTGTGAAAATTATTACACCAATACGGAAATTACGGTTCCGCTGGATCCGCTTTTATCAGCAAAAGATAATGCAAAAAAATATTTCGACCGTTACCAGAAGCTCAAAAGAACTGAGGAGGCTGTTACCGAGCAGTTAAAGGAAACAAGAGCGGATATTTCCCACCTTGAATCGGTTCAGAATTCTTTGGATATCGCTGTAGACGAGGCAGATTTGAAAGAAATCAGGAGAGAACTTGCAGACAGCGGATATATTAAAAAGCATTTTCAGAAAAAGGGTGAGAGAAGCACGAAAAGTCAGCCTTTACATTATTTATCTTCAGATGGTTTTGATCTTTATGTTGGAAAGAATAATTATCAGAATGATGAGCTTACATTTAAGTTTGCCACAGGAAATGACTGGTGGTTTCATTCAAAGAAATTCCCGGGATCTCATGTTATCATGAAATCAAACGGATTAAAGGCTGAAGAAATTCCGGATCGTGCATTTAACGAAGCCGGAGCTTTGGCGGCTTATTACTCGAAGGCAAGAGGACAGTCAAAGGTTGAAATTGACTATGTCCAGAAAAAAGAAGTAAAAAAGCCGGCAGGTGCCAAGCCCGGGTTCGTTGTATACTACACTAATTATTCGATGGCGATCGACTCTGATATATCGGCATTAAAACAGTTATAA